In Juglans microcarpa x Juglans regia isolate MS1-56 chromosome 8D, Jm3101_v1.0, whole genome shotgun sequence, the following are encoded in one genomic region:
- the LOC121242073 gene encoding glycolipid transfer protein 3-like isoform X2: protein MKRKREMEKGSEISSAIEELTLMVKVLKPGDDHDAAHIPTKPFLYVCNLVIQVLDKIGPTMAVLRQDIHQNIQRLETAHESDPLLNSNLVEILKKESSEGNARKVTSCSRAFLWLTRSMDFTLALLQKLAKDPEQRMEQAVEESYNTTLKLWHGWISAAAFKVALKLVPDNKTFTNLLMGKDGNCETLKEEMQTLISLFLPLLEENHSILSFYGLERLKST, encoded by the exons ATGAAGAGGAAAAGGGAGATGGAGAAGGGGTCAGAGATAAGCTCTGCCATTGAAGAGCTCACTTTGATGGTCAAAGTACTTAAACCTGGTGATGATCATGATGCTGCTCACATCCCCACAAAGCCATTTCTTTATGTCTGCAACTTGGTTATTCAAGTTCTTG ATAAGATTGGACCAACGATGGCTGTTCTTAGACAAGACATTCATCAGAATATTCAG AGATTGGAAACGGCTCATGAATCTGATCCTTTACTGAATTCAAATCTGGTtgagatcttgaagaaagaatcCAGTGAAGGCAATGCAAGAAAAGTTACAAGCTGTAGCAGAGCCTTTCTATGGCTTACCAG ATCAATGGATTTTACTTTGGCATTATTGCAAAAACTAGCAAAAGACCCTGAACAGAGGATGGAACAAGCAGTGGAGGAGTCTTACAACACCACTTTAAAGCTATGGCATGGATGGATATCAGCAGCTGCTTTCAAA GTAGCTCTAAAACTAGTGCCTGACAACAAAACATTCACTAATCTCCTCATGGGGAAAGATGGCAACTGTGAGACCCTTAAAGAGGAAATGCAAACCTTGATTTCACTATTTTTGCCTTTATTAGAAGAAAACCACTCAATCTTG AGTTTTTATGGCTTGGAAAGGTTAAAGTCTACCTAA
- the LOC121242073 gene encoding glycolipid transfer protein 3-like isoform X1 has product MKRKREMEKGSEISSAIEELTLMVKVLKPGDDHDAAHIPTKPFLYVCNLVIQVLDKIGPTMAVLRQDIHQNIQRLETAHESDPLLNSNLVEILKKESSEGNARKVTSCSRAFLWLTRSMDFTLALLQKLAKDPEQRMEQAVEESYNTTLKLWHGWISAAAFKVVALKLVPDNKTFTNLLMGKDGNCETLKEEMQTLISLFLPLLEENHSILSFYGLERLKST; this is encoded by the exons ATGAAGAGGAAAAGGGAGATGGAGAAGGGGTCAGAGATAAGCTCTGCCATTGAAGAGCTCACTTTGATGGTCAAAGTACTTAAACCTGGTGATGATCATGATGCTGCTCACATCCCCACAAAGCCATTTCTTTATGTCTGCAACTTGGTTATTCAAGTTCTTG ATAAGATTGGACCAACGATGGCTGTTCTTAGACAAGACATTCATCAGAATATTCAG AGATTGGAAACGGCTCATGAATCTGATCCTTTACTGAATTCAAATCTGGTtgagatcttgaagaaagaatcCAGTGAAGGCAATGCAAGAAAAGTTACAAGCTGTAGCAGAGCCTTTCTATGGCTTACCAG ATCAATGGATTTTACTTTGGCATTATTGCAAAAACTAGCAAAAGACCCTGAACAGAGGATGGAACAAGCAGTGGAGGAGTCTTACAACACCACTTTAAAGCTATGGCATGGATGGATATCAGCAGCTGCTTTCAAAGTA GTAGCTCTAAAACTAGTGCCTGACAACAAAACATTCACTAATCTCCTCATGGGGAAAGATGGCAACTGTGAGACCCTTAAAGAGGAAATGCAAACCTTGATTTCACTATTTTTGCCTTTATTAGAAGAAAACCACTCAATCTTG AGTTTTTATGGCTTGGAAAGGTTAAAGTCTACCTAA